GCTGCTATTTCAGATAGCTGATTGATCGTTGGGAGCACTTGCGGCGGATCTGAACACTCCGCCGCGGACAATATTCGAACGGAACAGAGGTCACGAATATGGCCAAGGGTGGCGCCGTATGGGGTATCGATATCGGTCAATGCGCTCTCAAGGCGCTGCGATGTCGCCCACATGAGAAGGAACCCCGACGACTTGTCGTCGAGTCGTTCGATTACATCGAATACCCCAAAATTCTGACTCAGCCCGAGGCGGAGCCGGCGGAACTCGTCCGCGAGGCCCTTGAGACGTTCCTTTCCCGGAACGAGCTGGTCGGCGATACCGTTGCGATGTCGGTCGGCGGTCAAAACGGCCTGATGCGGTTCATCAAGCTTCCGCCGGTCGAAGCAAAGAAGATCCCCGACATCGTCAAGTACGAAGCCCGGCAGCAGATTCCGTTCTCGCTCGACGACGTCGTCTGGGATTACCAGCAACTCACCGGCGGCAGCGAAGAAGATGGCTTCGCGCTGGAGCCGGAAGTCGGTTTGTTCGCGATGAAGCGCGACCAGGTCGCTCGTGCCCTCACCCCGCTCGAGAAGGCCGGCATCGAGGTCGATTTGATCCAGCTGGCGCCGCTAGCTGTTTACAACTACGTCTGTTTCGACCGCCTCGAAGAGCTGAAGTCGCAGCCGTACGATCCCGCCAAGCCGCCGTCGTCGACGGTGGTGATTTCACTCGGCACCGACACGACCGACCTCGTCGTGACCAACGGCTTCCGCGTCTGGCAGCGTAACATCCCGATCGGCGGCAACCACTTCACCCGCGCGCTCAGCAAGGAACTGAAGCTCACCTTCGTGAAGGCCGAGCACCTGAAGCGGAACGCGACGCAGGCCGACGACCCGAAGGCTGTCTTCCAAGCAATGCGGCCGGTTTTCAGCGACCTGCTGGCCGAAATCCAACGTTCGCTCGGCTACTTCCAGAGCCTCGACAAAGCGGCCCAAATCGGCGAAGTGATCGCCCTGGGCAACGCGATGAAGCTTCCTGGTCTGCAACGCTATCTCGCGCAGAACCTGGAGCAAGAAGTCCGCCCGATCGAAGACTTCAACCGCCTCTCCGCCGGCAGTGCCGGGGGGAACGCCCAGTTCAAAGAGAACATCCTCAGCTTCGGCCCTGCTTACGGTCTGTGCGTCCAGGCGCTCGGCAAGTCGGAGTTGAAGACCAACCTGCTGCCGGAAGAAATCGTCCGCACGCGGATGATTCGCGCGAAGAAACCGTGGGCCGTTGCCGGCGTCGCGGCCGTGCTCGCGGGGCTCACGTTCAATTACTTCACGCACGTCAGCTCGTGGCAAACCTCCGACGTAAACCGCGACGATTTCAAGTCGGCGTTCAGCACCGCTTCCTCCGCGGCGTCGACGGCTGCCAGCTTTGAAACTGAGCGGACAGGCATTCGCGATGCGGTGACGAAGCTCACTGAGACGCAAAACCAGCTCATCAGCAACGTCGAAGGTCGGCTTGAATGGCTCGACTTGGTGAAGGCGCTCGACGCCGTGTTGCCGCGCGACGAGCGGCCGCGCGAAGAGAAGGCCGATCATGTGATGAGCCGGAAGGAGCTTCACATCACCTCGGTCGACGAGCGTCACTTCACTGATCTTACCGCCGAGTACGTTACGCCGACGGAAGCGCTTTACCTCGGCTCAAAGAACGAAGATGCAGCCGCCGGCGCCGATGCGGCAGATCCGGCCGCGACGGTCGATCCGATGGCTCCGCCCGCTGATCCGGCCGCAGGCGGCGACGTCGCAGCGGCGGGAGGGGGCGGTCTCACGGGACCAGGCTTCGTGGTGCAGCTCACTGGCTATCACTACCACAACGCCGACAAAACAAATCAGACCCGCAAGTTCGTCATCGATTCGCTCGTCAAGGCGCTTGAAGAGGGGACGGTGAAGCTTCCCGACGGCTACGACGAGACGACGAAGCAGTTTACCGGCAAGCTGATCGACGTCCCGCTCAAGGACATGGGTATTAGTCGGGCGTGGCTCGTCGCTGGCAAGCCTCTCAGAAAAGAATACATCGACCCCGACGCCGCCCTGTACGGCGACGGCCAGACGGGTATGGGGCAGGCTGGTTTCAGCAGTTTGGCCGCGAACGCGCCTGGCGCCGGAGTCGCCGCCGAGCCGGGCGCTGATCCAAACGCTGTGCCCGTCGCCAAAGGGTTTGAAGTCGATCGATACGACTTCGTCGTTCAGTTTTGCTGGCAGCCCCGTACGCGGGCGCTGCGGCGTGAAGCAACCGCTGCACGCCTCGCCGCTGAAGCCGAGGCGGCCGCCGCCGCCGCTCAGGCCGCCGCTGAAGGCGAGGCCGGCGTCGAGGGGGCTCCAGTCGAGGAAGCTCCTGCTCAATAACACATCAACGCGTCGTGTTTAGTTCCGCAGCTCTGCCGAATTTCGAAAACATTTATAGCCAGTTTCTCGCTACTTTCGAGCGACCGGTCAGCGATAACGAGCCAACGATAACGAGACTGTTCCATGGATAAAGTTCGTGCCTTCATGAAAGTCGCGTGGACCCAGCGATTCTGGATCCTCAGCGTCGTCGGCGTCCTCGCCGCCGTCATCTGCTGGAGTATGGCCTCGGGCAATCTGCAGCGGCAATTCACGGCGAACAAGACGCAGATCGACGGCAAGTTCGGCGAGATGACCGCCATCACCGGCAAGCAAATTCATGGCAACGAAGTCGTGAATGCCAAAGAACGAGAAGAAGCGAAGAAGATTGCCAATAGCGTGAAGGAACTCTGGCAGAGTCTCTTCGACGCTCAGCGCGAAGAAGTTCTCAAATGGCCGGACGTGCTGGGCGACGATTTCGTCGACTACGTCAAAAACGCCAAATTCGATTCCCAGATCAAACCCGACTTCCGCGATCGCTACCAGAATTACATCAAGAACCGCTTCGAAGGTCTGGTGAAGATCGTCGATGCGAAGAAGATGGCGGTCGACGGAACCGCCGGCTTCGGCGCCGCACCGGGCCGTGAGGGAGCCTTTCCCGGCGGGGCGGCTCCCGGCGCGGAAGTGGAGCTTGACGCCCAGGGCATGCCCATCGAGGAGAACTATCTCGTGCAATGGGGCGACCAAGGAACGCTGCGTCAGCAACTCGAATTTGTCGACGTTCCCACCGCTCGGCAA
This sequence is a window from Lacipirellula parvula. Protein-coding genes within it:
- the pilM gene encoding pilus assembly protein PilM, producing the protein MAKGGAVWGIDIGQCALKALRCRPHEKEPRRLVVESFDYIEYPKILTQPEAEPAELVREALETFLSRNELVGDTVAMSVGGQNGLMRFIKLPPVEAKKIPDIVKYEARQQIPFSLDDVVWDYQQLTGGSEEDGFALEPEVGLFAMKRDQVARALTPLEKAGIEVDLIQLAPLAVYNYVCFDRLEELKSQPYDPAKPPSSTVVISLGTDTTDLVVTNGFRVWQRNIPIGGNHFTRALSKELKLTFVKAEHLKRNATQADDPKAVFQAMRPVFSDLLAEIQRSLGYFQSLDKAAQIGEVIALGNAMKLPGLQRYLAQNLEQEVRPIEDFNRLSAGSAGGNAQFKENILSFGPAYGLCVQALGKSELKTNLLPEEIVRTRMIRAKKPWAVAGVAAVLAGLTFNYFTHVSSWQTSDVNRDDFKSAFSTASSAASTAASFETERTGIRDAVTKLTETQNQLISNVEGRLEWLDLVKALDAVLPRDERPREEKADHVMSRKELHITSVDERHFTDLTAEYVTPTEALYLGSKNEDAAAGADAADPAATVDPMAPPADPAAGGDVAAAGGGGLTGPGFVVQLTGYHYHNADKTNQTRKFVIDSLVKALEEGTVKLPDGYDETTKQFTGKLIDVPLKDMGISRAWLVAGKPLRKEYIDPDAALYGDGQTGMGQAGFSSLAANAPGAGVAAEPGADPNAVPVAKGFEVDRYDFVVQFCWQPRTRALRREATAARLAAEAEAAAAAAQAAAEGEAGVEGAPVEEAPAQ